The following proteins are encoded in a genomic region of Ctenopharyngodon idella isolate HZGC_01 chromosome 12, HZGC01, whole genome shotgun sequence:
- the LOC127524246 gene encoding F-box/WD repeat-containing protein 10-like — protein MTEVKCLRGEAGDSVLKWSCKKEDEFNICGRCQSCVLSEKLHHYTQWMNKAGGASQRRFLTGILVRCHNLQILEDLQSVLQVTAGKDFTYARSRALPSKPEDTKWSMDGALDTKLHGMDMLETWEWFRKSPDWTKSKYVLGLLSLCDTPLLHMLANLVRVLIVWEKHNFLQFSNTVTESRFSYHSDDHPDLDLLIKACTLYEPADLPQEADQGIQTDVLKQEYSEQRLLDKVSLYSCRCVSKHWQCLTDEIFTEMEVKKSVEKQAMILQF, from the exons ATGACTGAAGTAAAATGTTTAAGGGGAGAAGCTGGCGATTCAGTGCTCAAATGGTCTTGTAAAAAAGAGGATGAGTTCAACATTTGTGGACGCTGTCAGTCGTGTGTCCTCTCTGAGAAATTGCACCACTACACCCAGTGGATGAATAAGGCTGGAGGAGCATCTCAGAGGAGGTTCCTCACTGGCATCCTAGTAAGGTGCCACAATCTTCAAATCCTGGAGGATCTTCAGAGTGTTTTACAAGTGACAGCAGGGAAAGATTTCACCTATGCCAGGTCCAGAGCCCTGCCCAGCAAACCTGAGGACACCAAATGGAGCATGGATGGAGCTCTGGACACAAAACTGCATGGAATGGACATGTTGGAAACCTGGGAATGGTTTAGGAAGAGCCCAGACTGGACCAAGTCCAAGTATGTCCTGGGGCTCCTGTCTTTATGTGACACCCCTCTTTTGCACATGTTAGCAAATTTGGTGCGTGTCTTGATAGTTTGGGAGAAACACAACTTTCTACAGTTCAGCAATACTG TTACAGAGTCACGCTTCTCCTACCATTCAGATGACCACCCGGATCTGGATCTTCTCATCAAAGCATGTACTTTATATGAGCCAGCTGATCTGCCTCAAGAAGCTGACCAGGGCATTCAAACAGATGTCTTAAAACAGGAGTACTCAGAACAGA GGCTTTTGGATAAGGTCTCGCTGTACAGCTGCAGGTGTGTGTCCAAGCACTGGCAATGCCTAACTGATGAGATCTTTACTGAGATGGAAGTAAAGAAGAGTGTTGAGAAACAGGCCATGATTCTGCAA TTCTGA